In one Hyphomicrobium sp. 99 genomic region, the following are encoded:
- the leuC gene encoding 3-isopropylmalate dehydratase large subunit — MAKTLYDKIFDDHVVEQSPDGTSLLYIDRHLVHEVTSPQAFEGLRMAGRKVRAPEKTLAVVDHNVPTTDRTKGIADEQSRVQVETLATNARDFGIQYFNELDKRQGIVHVVGPEQGFTLPGTTIVCGDSHTSTHGAFGALAHGIGTSEVEHVLATQTLIQKKAKNMLVTVDGVAPHGVGAKDITLAIIGEIGTAGGTGSVIEYAGEAIRALSMEGRMTVCNMSIEGGARAGMIAPDEKTFAFLKDRPKAPKGAAWDMAMKYWETLRTDEGAHFDREVRLDAAKLPPIVSWGTSPEDVTSVASTVPNPADVHDENKRISMQRALEYMGLTPGTKITDIPLDVVWIGSCTNGRIEDLRAVAKVVDGKKISSRLAYAMIVPGSGLVKEQAEAEGLDKIFKDAGFEWREPGCSMCLGMNPDQLKPGQRCASTSNRNFEGRQGYKGRTHLVSPIMAAAAALEGHFVDVRDWQ, encoded by the coding sequence ATGGCAAAAACGCTGTACGATAAAATCTTCGACGATCACGTGGTTGAACAGTCGCCGGACGGAACGAGCCTCCTCTATATCGACCGCCACCTCGTACACGAAGTCACGAGCCCGCAGGCTTTCGAAGGCCTCCGCATGGCCGGCCGCAAGGTCCGCGCTCCCGAAAAAACGCTCGCCGTCGTCGACCACAACGTTCCGACCACCGACCGCACGAAAGGCATTGCCGACGAGCAGAGCCGAGTTCAGGTCGAGACGCTGGCGACGAACGCTCGCGACTTCGGGATCCAGTACTTCAACGAGCTCGACAAGCGTCAGGGCATCGTTCACGTCGTCGGACCCGAGCAGGGCTTCACCCTTCCCGGCACGACGATCGTCTGCGGTGATAGCCACACCTCGACTCACGGCGCTTTCGGCGCGCTGGCCCACGGCATCGGCACGTCCGAGGTCGAGCACGTTCTGGCCACGCAGACGCTCATCCAGAAAAAAGCCAAGAACATGCTGGTGACGGTCGACGGCGTCGCCCCGCACGGCGTCGGCGCCAAGGACATCACCTTGGCGATCATCGGCGAGATCGGCACCGCGGGCGGCACCGGCTCCGTCATCGAGTACGCGGGCGAAGCCATTCGCGCGCTGTCGATGGAAGGCCGGATGACGGTCTGCAACATGTCGATCGAAGGCGGCGCCCGCGCCGGCATGATCGCGCCCGACGAGAAGACCTTCGCTTTCCTCAAGGATCGTCCCAAGGCGCCGAAAGGCGCGGCCTGGGACATGGCGATGAAATATTGGGAGACGCTCCGCACCGATGAAGGCGCGCACTTCGATCGCGAAGTCCGCCTCGATGCTGCGAAGCTGCCGCCGATCGTCTCCTGGGGCACGAGCCCCGAGGACGTGACGTCGGTCGCCAGCACCGTTCCCAATCCCGCCGACGTTCACGACGAGAACAAGCGCATCTCGATGCAGCGCGCGCTCGAATACATGGGCCTGACGCCGGGCACAAAAATTACGGACATTCCGCTCGACGTCGTCTGGATCGGAAGCTGCACGAACGGCCGCATCGAAGACTTGCGCGCTGTCGCCAAAGTCGTCGACGGCAAGAAGATCTCGTCGCGGCTTGCCTACGCGATGATCGTTCCGGGATCTGGCCTCGTCAAAGAGCAGGCCGAAGCCGAAGGCCTCGACAAGATCTTCAAGGACGCCGGTTTCGAATGGCGCGAGCCGGGCTGCTCGATGTGCCTCGGCATGAATCCTGACCAGCTGAAGCCGGGCCAGCGTTGCGCCTCGACATCGAACCGTAACTTCGAAGGCCGCCAGGGCTACAAGGGCCGCACGCACCTCGTCTCGCCGATCATGGCAGCAGCTGCAGCGCTCGAAGGCCACTTCGTCGACGTGCGAGACTGGCAGTAA
- the leuD gene encoding 3-isopropylmalate dehydratase small subunit, translated as MDKFTVLTGVAAPLPIRNVDTDMIIPKQFLKTIKRTGLGKSLFYEMRYDPATGNEIPDFVLNKPQYRSATILVTGDNFGCGSSREHAPWALLDFGIRCVIAPDFADIFYNNCFQNGILPIKLPQSEVDKLMDDANRGANARLTVDLEKQEIHGPDGGVIKFEIDPFRKHCLLNGLDNIGLTLEKGKQISSFETSTASSRPWL; from the coding sequence ATGGACAAATTCACGGTTCTGACGGGCGTCGCGGCCCCGCTGCCCATCCGCAACGTCGACACCGACATGATCATCCCGAAGCAGTTCCTGAAAACGATCAAGCGCACCGGCCTCGGCAAGTCGCTGTTCTACGAAATGCGCTACGACCCGGCGACGGGAAATGAAATTCCGGACTTCGTCCTGAACAAGCCGCAGTACCGCAGCGCGACGATCCTCGTGACCGGTGACAACTTCGGCTGCGGTTCGTCCCGCGAGCACGCGCCATGGGCACTCCTGGATTTCGGCATCCGCTGCGTCATCGCCCCGGACTTCGCCGACATCTTCTATAACAACTGCTTCCAGAACGGCATCCTGCCGATCAAGCTGCCGCAGAGCGAAGTCGACAAGCTGATGGACGACGCGAACCGCGGCGCCAACGCGAGGCTCACTGTCGATCTCGAGAAGCAAGAAATTCACGGCCCCGACGGTGGCGTCATCAAGTTCGAAATCGATCCGTTCCGCAAGCACTGCTTGCTCAACGGCCTCGATAACATCGGCCTAACCCTCGAGAAGGGTAAGCAGATTTCATCGTTCGAAACGTCGACCGCTTCGTCGCGTCCGTGGCTCTGA
- a CDS encoding metallopeptidase family protein translates to MPTDWTHATPPTLADFEALAQAAWNTLPSEFRAMAGDVVIRIEDLASDDLLDEMDIEDPFELTGLYSGVSLDRQGATPETREPDMVFLYRRAILDEWASGDEELGHLVAHVLIHEIGHHFGFSDEDMEQIEQQVSD, encoded by the coding sequence ATGCCGACCGATTGGACCCACGCAACACCGCCAACGCTTGCCGATTTCGAAGCTTTGGCACAGGCGGCATGGAATACGCTTCCATCCGAATTTCGCGCGATGGCTGGCGACGTCGTCATTCGCATCGAGGACTTAGCATCGGACGACCTCCTCGACGAGATGGACATCGAAGATCCGTTCGAATTGACGGGCCTTTATTCAGGCGTGAGCCTCGACCGGCAGGGCGCGACGCCAGAAACCCGCGAGCCTGATATGGTCTTTCTCTATCGCCGCGCCATTCTCGATGAGTGGGCATCAGGCGACGAGGAACTCGGTCATCTCGTGGCCCACGTGCTGATCCACGAGATCGGCCACCACTTCGGCTTTTCCGACGAGGACATGGAGCAGATCGAGCAGCAGGTTTCCGACTGA
- a CDS encoding acyl-homoserine-lactone synthase, whose translation MSIPLSFRPRQDSLPPEEGSWHGDIQTFELRVLTKADDVDEATALRLRAYQAIGYDVSSDNGKYTDRFDSLETTVLLGAYDNGRLVGSVRLCFNHPWQTISSLPCGPYYPALKEIKSRADGALVEVSRLSIEPGINNTSYRTTLYAFLVRAALTAAQAAEVSMLLIATRPDWVKFYKYMLGFQPIGEPAFYPPGDFKITLLGGSLKQAQMRQKLQNRFFKITPDEVASMRVAIQPALAAAAVQDDDSKVAAQG comes from the coding sequence ATGTCGATACCGCTGTCGTTTCGTCCACGGCAAGATTCTCTGCCGCCCGAGGAAGGATCCTGGCACGGCGACATACAGACGTTCGAATTGCGCGTGCTTACGAAAGCAGACGATGTCGATGAGGCGACTGCGCTTCGGCTCCGCGCTTATCAGGCGATCGGTTACGACGTCTCGAGCGACAACGGCAAATACACCGACCGGTTCGACTCGCTTGAGACGACGGTGCTGCTCGGCGCGTACGATAACGGCCGACTCGTCGGGAGCGTCCGCCTCTGTTTCAACCATCCGTGGCAGACGATTTCGTCGCTACCGTGCGGTCCGTACTATCCGGCGTTGAAAGAGATCAAAAGCAGAGCCGACGGCGCGCTCGTCGAAGTCTCGCGCCTTTCCATCGAGCCGGGCATCAACAACACATCATACCGGACGACGCTCTACGCTTTTCTCGTGCGCGCGGCGCTGACGGCGGCGCAGGCAGCAGAAGTTTCGATGCTGCTGATCGCGACGCGTCCCGACTGGGTGAAGTTCTACAAATACATGCTCGGCTTTCAGCCGATCGGGGAGCCAGCTTTCTATCCGCCGGGCGATTTCAAGATCACCTTGCTGGGCGGTAGCCTGAAGCAGGCACAGATGCGCCAGAAGCTGCAAAACCGCTTCTTCAAGATTACGCCGGACGAGGTGGCGAGTATGCGCGTCGCCATTCAGCCGGCGCTTGCCGCTGCCGCCGTGCAGGACGACGACAGCAAGGTTGCGGCGCAGGGGTAA
- a CDS encoding MFS transporter, with the protein MRGNGRVQDIKAPATLSLAQRINAILIGSSGNLVEWYDFYVYTAFSLYFAKSFFPEGNQTAQLLNTAAIFAVGFLMRPIGAWFFGRMADRHGRRVALTTSVLLMCCGSALIALTPVYATIGVAAPIILLFARMIQGLSLGGEYGTSATYLSEMATSERRGFYSSFQYVTLIGGQLTAMLVLIILQKLVLTPAELEAWGWRIPFAIGAFLAVIAFVMRRDLVETESFKFAKQREGSISALLRHPREVAIVVGLTLGGTLAFYTYTTYMQKFLVNTSGFSKDTATIISASALFIYMLLQPVVGALSDIVGRRPVLIAFGVLGSLCTVPILTTLQTISDPWNAFLLVMAGLAIISCYTAINAVVKAELFPTSVRALGVGLPYAITVAVFGGTAEWMALWLKQLGNEHYFYWYVTGCILVSLCVYATMRDTRTDSAIDRSGSA; encoded by the coding sequence ATGAGGGGGAACGGGCGCGTGCAAGACATTAAGGCACCGGCAACGCTGAGCCTTGCGCAGCGAATCAACGCCATCCTGATCGGATCTTCGGGTAATCTCGTCGAGTGGTACGATTTCTACGTTTACACGGCGTTTTCCCTCTATTTCGCCAAGTCGTTCTTTCCGGAAGGCAATCAGACCGCGCAGCTCTTGAACACGGCGGCAATCTTCGCGGTCGGGTTTTTGATGCGCCCGATCGGTGCGTGGTTTTTCGGCCGGATGGCAGATCGGCATGGACGGCGGGTGGCGCTGACGACATCGGTGCTGTTGATGTGCTGCGGGTCGGCGCTCATCGCGCTCACGCCCGTCTATGCAACAATTGGGGTCGCGGCGCCTATCATCCTGCTCTTCGCCCGCATGATCCAAGGCTTGAGCCTTGGCGGCGAATACGGCACCAGCGCCACCTATCTGTCGGAGATGGCGACCTCTGAGCGCCGCGGATTCTATTCGAGCTTCCAGTACGTGACACTGATCGGCGGACAGCTGACGGCGATGCTTGTGCTGATCATTTTGCAAAAGCTCGTACTGACGCCAGCCGAACTCGAAGCGTGGGGTTGGCGCATTCCATTTGCTATTGGCGCGTTCCTCGCCGTCATCGCCTTTGTGATGCGTCGTGACCTCGTAGAGACGGAGTCGTTCAAGTTCGCGAAGCAGCGAGAGGGATCGATCTCGGCGCTGCTCAGACATCCGCGCGAAGTCGCGATCGTCGTCGGGCTGACGCTCGGCGGTACGCTGGCGTTCTATACGTACACGACGTACATGCAGAAATTCCTCGTCAACACGTCCGGGTTTTCGAAAGACACGGCGACGATCATCTCCGCGTCGGCGCTGTTCATCTACATGCTTCTGCAGCCGGTTGTTGGTGCGCTATCGGATATTGTCGGACGCCGTCCGGTGCTGATTGCATTCGGCGTGCTGGGATCACTCTGCACAGTGCCCATCCTCACGACGCTGCAGACGATCAGCGATCCGTGGAACGCGTTTCTCCTGGTGATGGCGGGGCTCGCGATCATCTCCTGCTACACGGCGATCAATGCGGTCGTTAAGGCCGAGCTTTTTCCGACATCGGTCCGCGCGCTGGGCGTCGGCTTGCCCTACGCGATCACCGTTGCGGTGTTCGGCGGTACGGCGGAATGGATGGCGCTTTGGCTGAAGCAGCTGGGAAACGAACACTATTTCTATTGGTACGTTACGGGCTGCATCCTCGTCTCGCTTTGCGTTTATGCGACGATGCGAGATACGCGGACCGATAGCGCGATCGACAGGTCAGGCAGCGCTTAG
- a CDS encoding LysR family transcriptional regulator, whose protein sequence is MDWDKLRIFHAAAEAGSFTHAGEQLHMSQSAVSRQISALEANLRVTLFHRHARGLVLTEQGELLNRTVAEVFAKLQTAETLLSDSTTKPSGDLRITAPIGFGTIWLTPRLREFGELYPEIRVELILNDDQVDIGMRAADAAIWTREPEQADLIRRPLFESRVRAFASAQYVRKYGAPKSLADLDQHRIIGYTGPSAQHLDAMSWIETAGRNGPGSSREAALRVNSVVAIKYAIRAGIGVGMIPDYLTEEPSDLVPVLTEIEQPSLNMVFAYPEELKSSKKVQLLRDFLVSKISKNRNN, encoded by the coding sequence ATGGATTGGGATAAGCTTCGCATCTTCCATGCGGCCGCTGAGGCTGGCAGCTTCACCCACGCCGGTGAACAGCTCCATATGAGCCAATCGGCCGTCAGCCGCCAGATCTCGGCTCTGGAAGCCAATCTTCGCGTTACGTTGTTCCATCGCCATGCGCGCGGTCTGGTTCTGACCGAGCAGGGCGAGCTTCTGAACCGGACCGTGGCCGAAGTCTTTGCAAAGCTGCAGACCGCTGAAACGCTGCTGTCTGATTCCACGACGAAGCCTTCGGGCGACCTCAGGATTACCGCGCCCATCGGCTTCGGCACCATCTGGTTGACGCCGCGCCTTAGAGAATTCGGCGAACTCTATCCCGAAATTCGCGTCGAGCTGATCCTCAACGACGATCAGGTCGATATTGGCATGCGCGCCGCCGATGCCGCGATCTGGACGCGCGAACCGGAACAGGCCGACCTCATCCGCCGTCCGCTGTTCGAAAGCCGTGTGCGCGCCTTCGCATCCGCGCAATACGTTCGCAAATACGGCGCGCCGAAAAGCTTGGCCGACCTCGATCAGCACCGCATCATCGGCTACACGGGCCCGTCCGCGCAGCATCTCGACGCCATGTCCTGGATCGAGACGGCCGGCCGCAATGGACCGGGTTCCTCGCGCGAAGCGGCTCTCAGAGTAAACAGCGTCGTGGCGATCAAATATGCCATCCGCGCTGGTATCGGCGTCGGCATGATCCCGGATTATCTGACCGAAGAACCGTCCGATCTCGTACCCGTGCTGACGGAGATCGAGCAGCCGTCGCTCAACATGGTCTTCGCCTACCCGGAAGAGCTGAAATCTTCCAAAAAGGTCCAGCTTCTCCGCGACTTTCTGGTCTCGAAGATCTCGAAAAATAGAAATAATTAA
- a CDS encoding class I SAM-dependent methyltransferase, whose product MTEDLNAVIRSKFGPAAAEYATSEVHAKGESLARIVELVAPQQNWSALDVATGAGHTAAVFAPHVATIIASDITDEMLKEAAKLAASRGLANMSTATASASALPFPDESFDLVCCRLAAHHFPSLETFVAEVHRVLKKGGRFALVDNVAPDHERLPGATEDEISDAVRAYNAFEKLRDPSHGFAPQPEHWCNLVRAAALKIVAREQMEKELEFDPWVARMRCSPAVVAELKQILGEDGSHLRSFLKPRLDERGALHFTLQELLLVAEKTD is encoded by the coding sequence GTGACTGAAGATTTGAATGCGGTGATCCGCTCGAAATTCGGTCCTGCAGCAGCCGAGTACGCCACTTCCGAGGTGCATGCGAAAGGCGAGAGCCTGGCTCGCATCGTCGAGCTTGTGGCACCGCAACAGAATTGGAGCGCGCTCGATGTGGCGACGGGCGCCGGGCATACCGCAGCCGTTTTCGCACCCCATGTCGCGACCATTATCGCGAGCGACATCACCGACGAGATGCTGAAGGAAGCGGCCAAGCTCGCAGCTTCTCGCGGGCTCGCCAACATGTCGACGGCGACCGCATCGGCAAGCGCCCTGCCGTTTCCCGATGAAAGCTTCGACCTCGTCTGCTGCCGCCTTGCGGCCCATCATTTTCCCAGTCTCGAAACCTTCGTCGCCGAAGTCCACCGCGTTTTAAAGAAGGGCGGCCGCTTCGCTCTCGTCGATAACGTGGCGCCCGATCACGAGCGGCTTCCCGGCGCGACCGAAGATGAAATCAGCGACGCGGTCCGCGCCTACAATGCGTTCGAGAAATTGCGCGATCCCAGTCACGGTTTCGCGCCGCAGCCCGAGCACTGGTGCAATCTTGTTCGCGCTGCGGCGCTCAAGATTGTGGCGCGCGAGCAGATGGAAAAAGAATTGGAGTTCGATCCGTGGGTCGCCCGCATGCGTTGCTCACCCGCGGTCGTTGCCGAGCTGAAACAAATCTTGGGCGAGGATGGCTCGCACCTCAGATCGTTCCTGAAGCCCCGGCTCGATGAGCGAGGCGCGCTCCATTTCACGTTGCAGGAGCTGCTGCTCGTTGCCGAAAAAACAGATTGA
- the trxB gene encoding thioredoxin-disulfide reductase — MTKKPHHAKVIVLGSGPAGYTAAIYAARAMLAPTLIQGTQPGGQLTITTDVENYPGFADPIQGPWLMEQMQAQAEHVGTHIVMDHINKVELRSRPIRLEGDSGDTYTCDSLIIATGAQARWLGLKSEEHFQGHGVSACATCDGFFYKGKEVVVVGGGNTAVEEAIFLTNFASKVTLIHRRDFLRAEKILQERLFKNPKVDVIWDSVVEEIVGTHAPKSVTGVVLKNLKTDMTSELPADGVFVAIGHAPATELFKGQLEMKPSGYLITAPDSTATAIPGVFAAGDVKDEVFRQAVTAAGMGCMAALEAERYLAQVENQAAAAE, encoded by the coding sequence ATGACCAAAAAACCGCATCACGCGAAGGTAATCGTTCTGGGTTCAGGCCCGGCTGGCTATACGGCCGCGATTTACGCCGCACGCGCCATGCTCGCACCGACCCTCATTCAAGGCACGCAACCGGGCGGCCAGCTCACCATCACGACCGATGTCGAGAACTATCCGGGCTTTGCTGATCCCATTCAGGGTCCCTGGCTGATGGAGCAGATGCAGGCGCAGGCCGAACACGTCGGCACGCACATCGTCATGGACCACATCAACAAGGTCGAACTCCGCAGCCGGCCGATCCGCCTCGAAGGCGATAGCGGCGACACCTACACGTGCGACTCCCTCATCATCGCCACCGGCGCGCAAGCGCGTTGGCTCGGACTGAAATCCGAAGAGCATTTCCAAGGCCACGGCGTATCGGCGTGCGCGACGTGCGACGGCTTTTTCTACAAAGGCAAGGAAGTCGTCGTCGTCGGTGGCGGCAATACGGCCGTGGAAGAAGCGATATTTCTCACGAACTTCGCGAGCAAGGTGACGCTCATCCATCGCCGCGATTTTCTGCGTGCCGAGAAAATTCTGCAGGAACGCCTTTTCAAGAATCCGAAGGTCGACGTCATCTGGGATAGTGTCGTCGAAGAGATCGTCGGCACGCATGCGCCGAAGTCCGTGACCGGCGTCGTGCTGAAGAACTTGAAGACCGACATGACGTCCGAACTGCCGGCTGACGGCGTCTTCGTCGCCATCGGCCACGCGCCGGCAACCGAGCTTTTCAAAGGGCAGCTTGAGATGAAGCCGTCCGGCTATCTGATCACGGCGCCGGATTCGACCGCGACAGCGATCCCCGGCGTGTTCGCAGCCGGCGACGTCAAAGACGAAGTCTTTCGCCAAGCCGTGACTGCCGCCGGTATGGGATGCATGGCGGCCCTCGAAGCTGAACGCTATTTGGCCCAGGTCGAAAACCAAGCCGCCGCTGCAGAATAG